In a single window of the Paenibacillus sp. MMS20-IR301 genome:
- a CDS encoding ABC transporter ATP-binding protein translates to MTKQKAEDSGTVILSVEGVRKKIGRKWIIDNVTFDVRKGEIFGFLGPNGAGKTTTIRMLVDLIRPSEGMITVCGYNVNKNPEKALQYVGSIVENPEVYTYLTGWENLQHFARMQPGVDEARIAEVVDIVRLDQRIHDKVSTYSLGMRQRLGIAQALLGRPRLLILDEPTNGLDPKGIKELRQFIRRLADEGLAVFVSSHLLSEIQLLCDRVAIISKGRVLAVGGVNDLVARNSPYVLWELEPPRQAREMLASRQDIRLLTLDEVTLDDSIVAGMGANSLITVMDEDLIPEIVAVLVTAEVEVRAVHKINPTLEQLFLKLTEGETID, encoded by the coding sequence ATGACGAAACAGAAAGCTGAAGATTCCGGGACAGTAATTCTGTCCGTAGAAGGAGTCCGCAAGAAAATCGGCCGGAAATGGATCATAGATAATGTTACGTTTGATGTGCGGAAAGGGGAAATCTTCGGCTTCCTCGGCCCGAACGGCGCCGGCAAAACAACGACAATCCGCATGCTGGTCGACCTGATCCGGCCAAGTGAAGGGATGATCACCGTCTGCGGCTATAACGTCAATAAGAACCCGGAGAAAGCGCTGCAATATGTAGGGTCAATCGTTGAGAATCCGGAAGTCTACACCTATCTGACCGGCTGGGAGAATCTGCAGCACTTTGCCCGTATGCAGCCTGGTGTAGATGAAGCCAGAATTGCTGAGGTTGTGGATATTGTCCGGCTGGATCAGCGGATTCATGACAAGGTGAGCACGTATTCCCTGGGCATGCGCCAGCGGCTGGGAATTGCCCAGGCATTGCTCGGCCGTCCGCGGCTGCTCATTCTGGATGAGCCGACGAACGGGCTTGACCCGAAGGGAATCAAGGAGCTGCGCCAGTTTATCCGGAGGTTAGCTGACGAAGGGCTGGCCGTGTTTGTCTCGAGCCATCTGCTGAGTGAAATCCAGCTGCTGTGCGACCGGGTGGCGATAATCAGCAAAGGCCGTGTGCTTGCTGTAGGCGGCGTTAACGATCTGGTAGCCCGTAACTCCCCGTATGTCCTGTGGGAGCTGGAGCCGCCCCGGCAGGCCCGGGAGATGCTGGCAAGCCGGCAGGACATCCGGCTGCTCACGCTGGACGAAGTAACTTTGGATGATTCCATTGTCGCCGGGATGGGTGCAAATTCCCTGATTACGGTGATGGACGAGGACTTGATCCCGGAAATTGTAGCCGTACTGGTAACCGCCGAGGTGGAGGTGCGGGCCGTGCATAAAATCAACCCTACACTGGAACAGCTATTCTTGAAGCTAACGGAAGGTGAAACTATTGACTAA
- a CDS encoding ABC transporter permease: MTNLLPLIRNECLKIIKKKRFYVILLILLVLVPMFTYAQMRIAERSRDKFNSDWRLEIQQQITDNQNSLGSDRIPEEWKSYRRIFVQQLQYYLDHDVNPNEPSGVTFTREFLDNSVSLFIPLLIMAVASDLVSGERTTGTIKMLLTRPVKRWKVLFSKMTALLMFVSLIVLSAFIISYLVSGLAFGYKGFNVPVFTGFQLNGDTVDMSSVHAVPQWKYLLMQGGLIWFVSVVVALLAFMVSVLVRSTAASIVVMMAALIAGTILTNMASAWTTAKYLFMVNLGLTGYLAGTPAPIEGMTLAFSMAVLGIWGLAAVIISFAVFTKRDILN, encoded by the coding sequence TTGACTAACCTGCTGCCGCTCATCCGTAATGAGTGCCTGAAGATCATTAAAAAGAAACGTTTTTATGTCATTCTGCTCATATTGCTGGTGCTGGTGCCTATGTTTACCTATGCACAGATGCGCATAGCGGAACGCAGCCGGGACAAGTTTAACTCTGACTGGAGGCTTGAGATCCAGCAGCAGATTACGGATAACCAGAACTCGCTCGGAAGTGACCGCATACCGGAAGAATGGAAGTCGTACCGGCGGATTTTTGTCCAGCAGCTGCAGTACTATCTGGATCATGATGTCAATCCGAACGAGCCGAGCGGAGTTACCTTTACGCGCGAGTTTCTCGATAATTCCGTGTCCCTGTTCATTCCTCTGCTGATTATGGCAGTTGCCTCCGATCTGGTCTCCGGGGAGCGGACAACCGGAACTATCAAGATGCTGCTGACCCGGCCCGTCAAACGCTGGAAGGTGCTGTTCAGCAAAATGACGGCCCTGCTGATGTTCGTATCGCTGATTGTCCTATCCGCTTTTATTATCAGCTATCTGGTGTCGGGGCTGGCCTTCGGATACAAGGGTTTTAATGTTCCGGTCTTTACCGGGTTTCAGCTTAACGGGGATACGGTGGACATGTCATCGGTTCATGCCGTACCGCAGTGGAAGTACCTGCTGATGCAGGGCGGTCTGATCTGGTTCGTCAGCGTAGTGGTTGCACTGCTGGCCTTCATGGTATCGGTGCTTGTACGCAGCACGGCGGCGAGTATTGTGGTGATGATGGCGGCGCTGATTGCGGGGACGATCCTGACGAATATGGCCTCGGCCTGGACGACAGCGAAATATTTATTTATGGTCAACCTGGGGCTGACAGGGTATTTGGCGGGAACTCCTGCCCCGATTGAGGGGATGACACTGGCCTTTTCGATGGCAGTTTTAGGAATTTGGGGGCTGGCGGCTGTAATCATTTCATTCGCCGTCTTTACGAAACGGGATATTTTGAATTAG
- the parE gene encoding DNA topoisomerase IV subunit B yields the protein MLEQIDMFAKVSKNGESGPTGYDADDIQVLEGLVAVRKRPGMYIGSTSSSGLHHLVWEIVDNAVDEHLAKFCSKIDITLRKDGSVTVIDNGRGIPTGMHKTGVPTPQVVFTILHAGGKFGGSGYKKSGGLHGVGASVTNALSEWLEVEIYREGKTHRQRFEYWVDASGKEHVGEPVTGLEVLGNTNKTGTKITFKPDIRVFSAGISLNYDTLAERVQEIAFLNSGLRINLSDERSGRQDEFFYEGGASQFVQFLNEGKDVLHDVIHFSAEKDDIEVEIALQYNAGYTETIASFVNSIPTRSGGTHETGFKTAYTRVLNDYARRTQLLKEKDKNLEGNDLREGMMAVISVKMSDVEFVGQTKDQLGSASARSAVDFIVSEKMARFLEENPQVAQSLLKKSIQASKAREAARKARDEIRSGKKRSESSNLGGKLSPAQSKDVTRTEIFIVEGDSAGGSAKQGRDSKLQAILPLKGKPMNPEKAKLLDILKNDEYKAIISAIGAGIGPDFAVEDSNYSKIIIMTDADTDGAHIQVLLLTFFYRYMKPLIDAGKVYIAQPPLYKLTRKSGKLQTVRYAWSDEELQNYLKEFGKNFELQRYKGLGEMNPDQLWETTMNPDTRTLLQVQIEDAAKAERRVSTLMGDKVDPRKRWIVENVDFTEIVE from the coding sequence ATGCTCGAACAGATCGATATGTTTGCAAAAGTCTCTAAGAACGGCGAATCAGGCCCGACTGGATACGATGCTGACGACATTCAGGTGCTCGAAGGTCTGGTTGCGGTACGCAAACGGCCCGGCATGTATATTGGCAGTACGAGTTCCTCGGGACTGCACCATTTGGTATGGGAAATCGTGGACAATGCCGTAGATGAGCATTTGGCCAAATTTTGCTCGAAAATTGATATTACACTCCGCAAGGACGGCTCGGTAACCGTAATCGACAACGGGCGGGGAATTCCGACCGGAATGCATAAGACCGGTGTGCCTACGCCGCAGGTTGTTTTCACCATTCTGCACGCCGGGGGCAAGTTCGGCGGCTCGGGCTACAAGAAGTCGGGCGGTCTGCACGGCGTCGGTGCTTCCGTAACCAATGCGCTGTCCGAGTGGCTGGAGGTTGAGATTTACCGTGAAGGCAAAACTCACCGCCAGCGCTTCGAATACTGGGTCGATGCAAGCGGCAAGGAGCATGTCGGTGAGCCGGTAACCGGACTTGAGGTACTCGGAAATACGAACAAGACCGGTACGAAGATTACCTTCAAGCCGGATATTCGTGTCTTTTCTGCGGGCATTTCCCTGAACTATGATACGCTCGCGGAACGTGTGCAGGAGATTGCCTTCCTGAACTCGGGGCTCCGGATTAACCTGAGCGACGAGCGTAGCGGACGCCAGGATGAGTTCTTCTACGAAGGCGGGGCGAGCCAGTTCGTACAGTTCTTGAACGAAGGCAAGGATGTGCTGCATGATGTCATCCACTTCAGTGCGGAGAAGGATGATATTGAGGTGGAGATCGCGCTGCAGTATAACGCGGGTTATACCGAGACCATTGCTTCCTTCGTCAATTCAATTCCTACCCGCAGCGGCGGAACGCATGAGACGGGCTTCAAGACAGCCTATACCCGTGTGCTGAATGATTACGCCCGCCGTACACAGCTGCTGAAGGAGAAGGACAAGAACCTGGAGGGGAATGATCTCCGTGAAGGGATGATGGCGGTTATCAGCGTGAAGATGTCGGATGTGGAATTTGTCGGACAGACCAAGGACCAGCTCGGCAGTGCTTCTGCACGCAGCGCCGTGGACTTTATCGTCTCGGAGAAAATGGCCCGCTTCCTGGAGGAGAACCCTCAGGTTGCGCAAAGCCTGCTGAAGAAATCGATCCAGGCCTCCAAGGCCCGGGAAGCAGCGCGCAAGGCCCGCGATGAAATCCGCAGCGGCAAGAAGCGCAGTGAAAGCTCGAATCTTGGGGGCAAGCTGTCTCCGGCACAGTCCAAGGATGTGACACGGACGGAAATCTTCATTGTTGAAGGAGATTCGGCCGGCGGTTCCGCCAAGCAGGGCCGGGATTCCAAGCTGCAGGCGATTCTGCCGCTGAAGGGCAAGCCGATGAATCCGGAGAAGGCCAAGCTGCTGGATATTCTGAAGAACGATGAATACAAGGCAATTATTTCGGCGATCGGTGCGGGAATCGGCCCTGATTTTGCCGTAGAGGACAGCAATTATTCCAAAATTATTATTATGACCGATGCCGATACGGATGGCGCGCATATTCAGGTGCTGCTGCTGACCTTCTTCTACCGCTATATGAAGCCTCTAATCGATGCCGGCAAGGTCTATATTGCCCAGCCTCCGCTGTATAAGCTGACGCGCAAGTCGGGCAAGCTGCAGACAGTGCGGTATGCCTGGAGCGATGAGGAATTGCAGAATTACTTGAAGGAATTCGGCAAAAACTTCGAGCTTCAGCGGTATAAGGGACTCGGGGAGATGAACCCTGACCAGCTGTGGGAAACGACAATGAATCCCGATACCCGCACTTTGCTGCAGGTGCAGATTGAAGATGCCGCCAAGGCGGAACGCCGTGTATCCACACTTATGGGCGACAAGGTTGACCCTCGTAAGCGCTGGATTGTCGAGAACGTCGACTTCACGGAGATCGTGGAGTAA